The Ornithinimicrobium faecis genome includes a window with the following:
- a CDS encoding M20 family metallo-hydrolase, translated as MTRSQNLAPEGDWVQEGWTHLSGLVDTDLPGWSRVGFSEQDVAGRDWVAQQMRQAGLTTRVDAVGNVIGMLEGTNPSAPAIVVGSHSDTVPGGGRFDGIVGVLGAIEVARTLRRAGIRPTHSLMVVDFANEEGNPQGVKLVGSRAAAGTLSATELAAADSEGTTLADLITGAGHQPDAVAGCRWKADDLAAYVELHIEQGPVMEEQGAEIGVVTRVCGISTFVLDIEGRRDHAGTTSMTKRSDPLCCAADGILAVQRIAAAGGDSVGTVGELTSASPLTNVIPETARLTGEFRSPELAGLKQLQAEFDAEAKVADSRHRTRSTVTWGHTDAPAIMDEQLSALAVRAASAAGHEAFRLYSGATHDSVEMSALAPSTMIFVPSRDGRSHCPEEWTDLADVERGIEVLTRTVLEADAAL; from the coding sequence ATGACGCGCTCGCAGAACCTCGCCCCCGAGGGCGACTGGGTGCAGGAGGGCTGGACCCACCTGTCCGGACTCGTCGACACCGACCTCCCCGGCTGGTCCCGGGTCGGCTTCAGTGAGCAGGACGTGGCTGGCCGTGACTGGGTCGCCCAGCAGATGCGCCAGGCGGGTCTGACCACCCGAGTCGACGCGGTCGGCAACGTCATCGGGATGCTCGAGGGCACCAACCCCTCGGCCCCCGCGATCGTCGTGGGCAGCCACAGCGACACGGTCCCTGGCGGAGGCCGCTTCGACGGCATCGTCGGGGTCCTCGGCGCCATCGAGGTCGCGCGCACCCTGCGCCGCGCTGGCATCCGGCCCACCCACTCGCTGATGGTCGTCGACTTCGCCAACGAGGAGGGCAACCCCCAGGGCGTCAAGCTCGTGGGCAGCCGCGCTGCCGCAGGCACGCTCAGCGCAACCGAGCTGGCCGCCGCGGACAGTGAGGGGACCACCCTGGCCGACCTGATCACCGGTGCCGGTCACCAACCCGACGCCGTCGCAGGGTGCCGGTGGAAGGCGGATGACCTTGCGGCATATGTCGAGTTGCACATCGAGCAGGGACCGGTGATGGAGGAGCAGGGCGCAGAGATCGGCGTCGTGACCCGGGTCTGCGGCATCAGCACCTTCGTGCTTGACATCGAGGGGCGCCGCGACCACGCCGGCACCACGTCAATGACCAAGCGCAGCGACCCGCTGTGCTGTGCGGCCGACGGGATCCTGGCCGTGCAGCGGATCGCCGCGGCCGGTGGCGACTCTGTGGGCACGGTCGGTGAGCTCACCTCCGCCAGCCCGCTGACCAACGTGATCCCGGAGACGGCGCGGCTCACCGGGGAGTTCCGCAGCCCCGAGCTGGCGGGCCTGAAGCAGCTGCAGGCGGAGTTCGACGCGGAGGCCAAGGTCGCTGACTCGCGGCACCGCACGCGCAGCACCGTGACCTGGGGCCACACCGACGCACCGGCGATCATGGACGAGCAGCTCTCCGCTCTTGCCGTGCGCGCTGCGTCCGCGGCCGGCCACGAGGCGTTCCGGCTCTATTCGGGCGCGACCCACGACAGCGTCGAGATGTCCGCCCTGGCGCCGAGCACGATGATCTTCGTGCCCTCACGCGACGGGCGCAGTCACTGCCCCGAGGAGTGGACCGACCTGGCCGACGTCGAG
- a CDS encoding ribokinase produces MTTGRVCVVGSINVDTTYRVPVLPGHGETILATGRSSSPGGKGANQAVAAATLGSQVRFIGAVGSDDNAGTGLGALTERGIDTTGVRQLEETPTGTAIVVVAADGENLIIVDPAANDHVDAAWVGEAIGDCSQEIVLAQLEVPIEGLLAAAEAGPSRLVLNPAPARAATELAELLAHVDVLVPNRAELGQLAGRPTPTTLAEVSECAAALDFAGSLVVTLGRDGAVIIEPGGQVVEQVPAPTIEAADTSGAGDAFCGVLAHELARDASDLAGAVRRAVALASTSTRYPGAQVPATFGVEQSA; encoded by the coding sequence GTGACCACGGGCCGGGTCTGTGTCGTCGGCTCGATCAATGTCGACACGACCTATCGCGTGCCCGTCCTGCCCGGCCACGGCGAGACGATCCTCGCCACCGGCCGGTCGTCCTCCCCAGGCGGCAAGGGCGCGAACCAGGCGGTTGCGGCCGCCACCCTGGGCAGCCAGGTGCGCTTCATCGGCGCCGTGGGCTCGGACGACAACGCCGGCACCGGGCTCGGCGCCCTGACCGAGCGCGGCATCGACACCACGGGGGTGCGCCAGCTCGAGGAGACCCCGACCGGCACGGCCATCGTGGTGGTCGCTGCCGACGGGGAGAACCTGATCATCGTCGACCCGGCCGCCAACGACCACGTTGATGCGGCCTGGGTCGGCGAGGCCATCGGCGACTGCTCGCAGGAGATCGTCCTAGCCCAGCTGGAGGTGCCGATCGAGGGCCTGCTGGCCGCTGCGGAGGCTGGCCCGTCGCGGTTGGTGCTCAACCCGGCCCCGGCCCGTGCGGCCACGGAGCTCGCGGAGCTGCTGGCGCACGTCGATGTGCTCGTGCCCAACCGGGCCGAGCTCGGACAGCTGGCGGGACGGCCCACGCCGACCACCCTGGCCGAGGTCAGCGAGTGCGCGGCCGCCCTGGACTTCGCCGGCTCGCTCGTGGTGACGCTCGGGCGCGACGGAGCCGTCATCATCGAGCCCGGCGGCCAGGTCGTCGAGCAGGTGCCCGCGCCAACGATCGAGGCGGCCGACACCAGCGGTGCCGGCGACGCCTTCTGTGGTGTGCTCGCCCACGAGCTCGCCCGAGACGCCAGTGACCTGGCGGGCGCGGTGCGCCGTGCGGTGGCCCTGGCATCCACGAGCACGCGCTATCCCGGGGCGCAGGTGCCCGCGACCTTCGGAGTCGAACAGTCCGCCTGA
- a CDS encoding nucleoside hydrolase: MARPIVLDCDPGHDDAVALLLAVSSPAIDLLAVTTCFGNCAVTDATRNALRVLTLAGATDVPVAEGAAGPLAGDLALGNYVHGASGLDGPDLPEPGFELVGESAVELLSRVLREHPEPVTVVVTGPMTNVGALLRDQPELTDKIAEVIFMGGGTHGGNHTPTAEFNTYADPEALDIVLSAGVPVRMIGLNLTHQALATPEVVERMAAMQHVIGQTCAAWMGFFGSSYKKVWEFDAPPVHDPCTIAALIDPDVIEWREAFLAVELDGTWTRGTTIADLYGRYPDRTPNAQIAITLDAQRYWDLVLAAVDTLGTPAVGQGEGAVVQGDGAVGHSDPAPGAAPVEARP; the protein is encoded by the coding sequence ATGGCCCGCCCGATCGTCCTGGACTGCGATCCGGGACACGACGACGCGGTCGCGCTGCTGCTGGCGGTCAGCTCACCGGCCATCGACCTGCTGGCCGTCACCACCTGCTTCGGCAACTGTGCGGTCACCGATGCCACCCGCAACGCGCTGCGGGTGCTGACGCTGGCTGGCGCCACCGACGTCCCGGTCGCCGAGGGTGCGGCTGGGCCGCTGGCTGGTGACCTGGCTCTGGGCAACTATGTCCACGGTGCCAGCGGCCTCGACGGGCCGGACCTGCCCGAGCCCGGGTTTGAGCTCGTGGGGGAGTCGGCGGTCGAGCTGCTCTCGCGCGTGCTGCGCGAGCACCCCGAGCCGGTGACGGTCGTGGTGACCGGTCCGATGACCAACGTGGGCGCGCTGCTGCGCGACCAGCCCGAACTGACCGACAAGATCGCCGAGGTGATCTTCATGGGCGGTGGCACCCACGGCGGCAACCACACCCCGACGGCAGAGTTCAACACCTATGCCGACCCGGAGGCTCTCGACATCGTGCTCTCGGCCGGTGTGCCGGTGCGCATGATCGGGCTCAACCTGACTCACCAAGCGCTGGCCACCCCCGAGGTGGTCGAGCGCATGGCCGCCATGCAGCACGTGATCGGGCAGACGTGTGCGGCGTGGATGGGCTTCTTCGGCAGTTCCTACAAGAAGGTGTGGGAGTTCGACGCCCCGCCGGTGCACGACCCCTGCACCATCGCGGCGCTGATCGATCCAGACGTGATCGAGTGGCGCGAGGCCTTCCTGGCCGTCGAGCTGGATGGCACCTGGACCCGCGGCACCACGATCGCCGACCTCTATGGTCGCTATCCGGACCGTACCCCCAACGCGCAGATCGCCATCACGCTGGACGCGCAGCGTTATTGGGACCTCGTGCTTGCCGCCGTCGACACCCTCGGAACCCCCGCTGTCGGGCAGGGCGAAGGCGCTGTCGTGCAGGGCGACGGCGCTGTCGGGCACAGCGACCCCGCTCCCGGGGCCGCACCCGTGGAGGCACGGCCGTGA
- a CDS encoding glutamine amidotransferase translates to MRVLLAGESWVVHETHHKGFDHFNSTVFDTGADAFIAAAKEQGIEVEQMYGHDVPAKFPRTAEALSAYDVIIISDIGYNSFVLTPETWKGGQRSDNSLEALAQWTRDGGGLMMAGGYLSFQGINAIANFGRSPIADVLPISMIPGDDRVEVPQGAAVSETGAEHELAGLCAGAPELLGYNEIVAREDAVVQATVGEDVLLATREVGTGRSLAWASDIGPHWCPQEFLDWDGFAPLVGGMLRWLAGEPVNTSAR, encoded by the coding sequence ATGCGAGTGCTTCTGGCCGGAGAGAGCTGGGTCGTCCACGAGACCCACCACAAGGGGTTCGACCACTTCAACAGCACCGTCTTCGACACCGGCGCCGACGCCTTCATCGCGGCCGCCAAGGAGCAGGGGATCGAGGTCGAGCAGATGTATGGGCACGACGTCCCCGCCAAGTTCCCCCGCACCGCCGAGGCGCTGTCGGCCTATGACGTCATCATCATCTCCGACATCGGCTACAACTCTTTCGTGCTGACCCCGGAGACCTGGAAGGGCGGGCAGCGCAGCGACAACTCGCTCGAGGCCCTCGCGCAGTGGACCCGTGACGGTGGGGGACTGATGATGGCCGGCGGCTATCTGAGCTTCCAGGGCATCAACGCCATCGCCAACTTCGGGCGCAGCCCGATCGCCGACGTCCTGCCGATCTCGATGATCCCCGGCGACGACCGCGTCGAGGTGCCGCAGGGTGCCGCCGTCAGCGAGACCGGCGCCGAGCACGAGCTCGCCGGGTTGTGTGCTGGTGCCCCCGAGTTGCTGGGTTACAACGAGATCGTGGCCCGCGAGGACGCCGTCGTGCAGGCCACGGTCGGCGAGGACGTGCTGCTGGCCACCCGCGAGGTGGGCACGGGCCGGTCCCTGGCCTGGGCCTCCGACATCGGCCCGCACTGGTGCCCGCAGGAGTTCCTGGACTGGGACGGCTTCGCGCCCCTGGTCGGTGGCATGCTGCGCTGGCTCGCCGGCGAGCCGGTCAACACCTCGGCGCGCTGA
- a CDS encoding phosphotriesterase family protein: protein MSEPLVTTVTGPVPADQLGITLTHEHIFTDVTSWAHRTSSTGWDPDDFAQRPVTEDLLWDLRQDPFGNLDNLLLADVEVSVTEVIRYAELAGRTIIDTTGLGAGRNLAGLREVSERTGVQVIAGTGFYLEGSHPTDVGAMAPQAVAEVILADLADGEDGVRPGIIGEIGVSADFTPAERVSLHGAFLAQMLSGGLPIQVHLPGWFRRGGEVLDLAEQVGVDPARVVLCHMGPSAADRPYQRDLLRRGAWVQYDMIGMEVFYADQDVQCPSDDDNAAALTELVADGFGDQLLISQDIFIKSLLRRHGGPGYGHILQYFVPRLRRHGMTDDQINQLLVTNPRALFVGRAGS, encoded by the coding sequence GTGAGCGAGCCACTGGTCACCACGGTCACCGGGCCGGTGCCGGCCGACCAGCTGGGCATCACCCTGACCCACGAGCACATCTTCACCGACGTGACCTCCTGGGCGCACCGCACCTCCTCGACCGGCTGGGACCCCGACGACTTCGCCCAGCGGCCGGTCACTGAGGACCTGCTCTGGGACCTGCGCCAGGACCCGTTTGGCAACCTGGACAACCTCCTCCTGGCGGACGTGGAGGTCTCGGTCACCGAGGTGATTCGGTATGCCGAGCTCGCCGGGCGGACGATCATCGACACCACCGGCCTGGGGGCAGGTCGGAATCTCGCCGGTCTGCGGGAGGTCAGTGAGCGCACCGGGGTGCAGGTCATCGCGGGGACCGGGTTCTATCTGGAGGGCAGTCACCCCACCGACGTGGGGGCGATGGCCCCCCAGGCCGTGGCCGAGGTGATCCTCGCGGACCTGGCGGACGGCGAGGACGGGGTCCGGCCCGGCATCATCGGTGAGATCGGTGTCAGCGCCGACTTCACGCCGGCCGAGCGGGTCAGCCTGCACGGTGCCTTCCTCGCGCAGATGCTCAGCGGCGGCCTGCCGATCCAGGTGCATCTGCCTGGTTGGTTCCGCCGCGGCGGTGAGGTCCTCGACCTGGCCGAGCAGGTCGGCGTCGACCCGGCGCGCGTTGTGTTGTGTCACATGGGCCCCTCGGCGGCTGACCGGCCCTATCAGCGTGACCTGCTGCGCCGCGGTGCGTGGGTGCAATACGACATGATCGGCATGGAGGTCTTTTATGCCGACCAGGACGTGCAGTGCCCCTCCGACGACGACAACGCCGCGGCTCTCACCGAGCTGGTGGCGGACGGCTTCGGGGACCAGCTGCTGATCTCGCAGGACATCTTCATCAAGTCCCTGCTGCGCCGCCACGGCGGGCCGGGCTATGGCCACATCCTGCAATATTTCGTGCCCCGCCTGCGCCGCCACGGGATGACCGACGACCAGATCAACCAGCTGCTCGTGACCAACCCGCGGGCCCTGTTTGTCGGCCGCGCTGGCTCCTGA
- a CDS encoding ABC transporter permease, translated as MTDTTTASPATPPTRSRRESSGAVSAFAAKHFGVLSIAVVFVVLFAFFSIQTDNFFTSANLVNVARQVAPTVIVAMAMTFVITTGQIDLSVGSTLGLSAAVLGIWASTGNPLLALVLTLVAGLAIGTLNGLLTAYGMLQSFIVTLAALTAIRGLALLITGGYSEPISSDLIAPLAHGKLLGLYTPTWIAIAAVVLAWYVFTQTKFGRYVTAVGSNGESLRRAGVDIRRIQMGVLALTGLAAAVAGILTAARLSSGSPNSGTMFELEVITAVVLGGTSLMGGRGSVVGTAIGALTLGIINNGLVQLRVDVYWVPIVQGLILVVAILLNSKLFSRIARTRK; from the coding sequence ATGACCGACACCACCACGGCCAGCCCGGCCACCCCACCCACCCGCAGCCGCCGCGAGTCCAGCGGCGCGGTCTCGGCCTTTGCCGCCAAGCACTTCGGCGTCCTGTCGATCGCCGTCGTCTTCGTCGTGCTGTTCGCCTTCTTCTCCATCCAGACCGACAACTTCTTCACCAGCGCCAACCTGGTCAACGTGGCCCGGCAGGTCGCGCCCACGGTGATCGTCGCGATGGCGATGACCTTCGTGATCACCACCGGTCAGATCGACCTGTCCGTCGGCTCCACCCTCGGTCTGTCGGCCGCTGTCCTGGGGATCTGGGCCTCCACCGGCAACCCACTGCTCGCCCTCGTCCTCACCCTGGTCGCAGGACTGGCCATCGGCACCCTCAATGGCCTGCTCACGGCATACGGGATGTTGCAGTCCTTCATCGTCACCCTGGCCGCACTGACCGCCATCCGCGGTCTCGCGCTGCTGATCACCGGCGGCTACAGCGAGCCCATCTCCTCGGACCTGATCGCGCCGCTGGCGCACGGCAAGCTGCTCGGCCTCTACACCCCCACCTGGATCGCGATCGCGGCCGTCGTGCTCGCCTGGTATGTCTTCACCCAGACCAAGTTCGGCCGCTATGTCACCGCCGTCGGCTCCAACGGTGAGTCCCTGCGCCGCGCCGGTGTCGACATCCGCCGCATCCAGATGGGTGTGCTCGCCCTGACCGGTCTGGCCGCTGCCGTCGCCGGGATCCTGACCGCCGCCCGCCTGTCCAGCGGCTCACCCAACTCGGGCACCATGTTTGAGCTCGAGGTGATCACCGCCGTCGTGCTCGGCGGCACCTCCCTGATGGGTGGGCGCGGCTCGGTCGTCGGCACGGCCATCGGCGCGCTGACCCTGGGCATCATCAACAACGGCCTGGTGCAGCTGCGCGTCGACGTCTATTGGGTGCCGATCGTGCAGGGCCTGATCCTGGTCGTCGCGATCTTGCTCAACTCCAAGCTGTTCAGCCGCATCGCCAGGACGCGCAAGTGA
- a CDS encoding ATP-binding cassette domain-containing protein — protein MTSSVTEDLRPTGPRVEMQDIRKRYGVMDVLRGVNLQVAAGEVIGLVGDNGAGKSTLMKMLAGAVTPDSGTIRVDGTELTGAGPRESREHGIEMVYQDLALCNDLDVAANLFLGRELHSKWTRRLDHQRMHEEAAQDLKTLHIRISDTYQEVGNLSGGQRQAVAIARAVTFHPKVLVLDEPTAALAAKEVEMVLQLIRDVSARGVSVVLITHRLQDLFEVCDRLVVLHEGVMHRELEPSETDLTELVAAMMGK, from the coding sequence ATGACATCGTCCGTGACGGAGGACCTGAGGCCGACCGGCCCACGGGTCGAGATGCAGGACATCCGCAAGCGCTATGGCGTCATGGACGTCCTGCGCGGAGTCAACCTCCAGGTCGCGGCGGGTGAGGTGATCGGGCTGGTCGGCGACAACGGCGCCGGCAAATCGACGCTGATGAAGATGCTGGCGGGGGCCGTCACCCCCGACAGCGGCACGATCCGCGTCGACGGCACCGAGCTCACCGGCGCCGGGCCCCGAGAGTCGCGCGAGCACGGCATCGAGATGGTCTATCAGGACCTCGCCCTGTGCAACGACCTCGACGTCGCCGCCAACCTCTTCCTCGGCCGGGAGCTCCACAGCAAGTGGACCCGCCGCCTGGACCACCAGCGCATGCACGAGGAGGCCGCGCAGGACCTGAAGACCCTGCACATCCGGATCAGCGACACCTATCAGGAGGTCGGCAACCTCTCCGGTGGCCAGCGCCAGGCCGTGGCGATCGCCCGTGCCGTGACCTTCCACCCCAAGGTCCTCGTCCTGGACGAGCCGACCGCGGCCCTGGCCGCCAAGGAGGTGGAGATGGTCCTGCAGCTGATCCGCGACGTCTCCGCCCGCGGGGTCAGCGTCGTGCTGATCACCCACCGCCTGCAGGACCTGTTTGAGGTGTGCGACCGCCTGGTGGTCCTGCACGAGGGCGTCATGCACCGTGAGCTCGAGCCCTCCGAGACCGACCTGACCGAACTCGTCGCAGCGATGATGGGGAAGTGA
- a CDS encoding substrate-binding domain-containing protein, giving the protein MTTHLRSHSRLALALGLSGALFLSACTTGNEEPADDAAADDAAADDSAADDGAGESEAAGGGDEDCTIGMTQINQTAVFFTQMNEGAQEAADAAGCELVIANANNDSAKQSDDIENFMTQGIDGLIVVAIDVNGVMPAVEAAQAQDIPVVAIDAELEGVETFVGVDNLGAGKEAGEWMVENGLIEGRSYGVVDAKNSFIQNQREDSFREVIDAGGAEYTQSVNGENVQETAATAAQDLITAQPELGFIYTTGEPATVGATAALGGGGDTKIIGWDLTKEVIGGIDSGVVEAVIQQDPKQEGVEAVNELKAILGGAEPQGFIDVPITIVTSENVDDFRAIFE; this is encoded by the coding sequence ATGACCACGCACCTTCGCTCCCACTCCCGGCTGGCCCTTGCGCTGGGACTCTCGGGGGCCCTGTTCCTCAGCGCCTGCACCACGGGCAACGAGGAGCCAGCAGATGACGCCGCAGCCGACGACGCGGCGGCCGATGACAGCGCAGCAGACGACGGCGCCGGCGAGTCCGAAGCTGCTGGGGGCGGCGATGAGGACTGCACCATCGGCATGACCCAGATCAACCAGACGGCCGTCTTCTTCACCCAGATGAACGAGGGCGCGCAGGAGGCCGCGGACGCGGCTGGCTGTGAGCTGGTCATCGCCAACGCCAACAACGACTCGGCCAAGCAGAGCGACGACATCGAGAACTTCATGACGCAGGGCATCGACGGCCTGATCGTCGTGGCCATCGACGTCAACGGTGTGATGCCGGCCGTCGAGGCCGCCCAGGCCCAGGACATCCCGGTCGTCGCGATCGACGCCGAGCTCGAGGGCGTGGAGACCTTCGTTGGGGTCGACAACCTCGGCGCGGGCAAGGAGGCCGGCGAGTGGATGGTCGAGAACGGCCTGATCGAGGGCCGCAGCTATGGCGTCGTCGACGCCAAGAACTCCTTCATCCAGAACCAGCGCGAGGACAGCTTCCGCGAGGTGATCGACGCCGGCGGCGCCGAATACACCCAGAGCGTCAACGGTGAGAACGTCCAGGAGACCGCGGCCACCGCCGCCCAGGACCTGATCACCGCACAGCCGGAGCTGGGCTTCATCTACACCACCGGCGAGCCGGCCACCGTCGGCGCGACCGCTGCCCTCGGCGGCGGAGGCGACACCAAGATCATCGGCTGGGACCTGACCAAGGAGGTTATCGGCGGCATCGACAGCGGTGTCGTCGAGGCCGTCATCCAGCAGGACCCCAAGCAGGAGGGTGTCGAGGCGGTCAACGAGCTCAAGGCCATCCTCGGCGGCGCCGAGCCCCAGGGCTTCATCGACGTGCCGATCACGATCGTGACCAGCGAGAACGTCGACGACTTCCGCGCCATCTTCGAGTGA
- a CDS encoding LacI family DNA-binding transcriptional regulator — MAARSNRVTISDVARQAGVSSATVSRALSGNRPMSPELAEHVRKTAQELGYRTNLLGRALRQQRSSVVGLLVPDLDNPFFASLAEHLSRVVETSDMELLVASAGGSVENEARLISSFLDRQVAALVAIPCDEIESAPGLEQAISHTLTVQLDRRVLTTGAYYVGCDNRHGMDLIAEHVAHDVDTTAQPVVYVGAETQSSSAHERLDGFRRHFPDSPVFLGDFSTQWGQEAADQILESGLSAATIVATADVIALGLMSRLHATGHRIPEDFRVIGFDGVGVTPFAHPTLTTVRQPVEAISRRILDLVLELPQEQDEHEVRLEPTLVVGPSSPARDA, encoded by the coding sequence GTGGCAGCACGCAGCAACCGCGTGACGATCTCGGATGTCGCGCGCCAGGCCGGCGTGTCGTCGGCCACCGTGTCGCGGGCCCTCAGCGGCAACCGGCCGATGTCTCCCGAGTTGGCCGAGCACGTCCGCAAGACGGCCCAGGAGCTGGGTTATCGCACCAACCTGCTGGGCCGGGCCCTGCGTCAGCAGCGCAGCAGCGTGGTCGGGCTGCTCGTCCCTGACCTGGACAACCCGTTCTTCGCCTCGCTGGCTGAGCACCTCAGCCGGGTCGTGGAGACCTCCGACATGGAGCTGCTCGTGGCCAGCGCCGGCGGCAGTGTGGAGAACGAGGCGCGGCTGATCTCATCTTTCCTCGACCGGCAGGTGGCAGCTCTTGTTGCGATCCCGTGCGATGAGATCGAGAGCGCACCCGGGCTGGAGCAGGCCATCTCCCACACGCTCACCGTGCAGTTGGACCGCCGCGTCCTGACGACGGGTGCCTATTACGTCGGCTGCGACAACCGCCACGGCATGGACTTGATCGCCGAACACGTCGCGCATGACGTCGACACCACCGCCCAGCCGGTGGTCTATGTCGGCGCCGAGACCCAGTCCTCCTCAGCACACGAGCGCCTTGACGGGTTCCGCCGCCACTTCCCCGACTCCCCCGTGTTCCTGGGCGACTTCAGCACCCAGTGGGGGCAGGAGGCCGCCGACCAGATCCTCGAGTCGGGGCTGTCCGCCGCCACGATCGTCGCCACGGCCGATGTCATCGCTCTGGGGCTGATGAGCCGCCTGCACGCCACCGGCCACCGCATCCCGGAGGACTTCCGGGTGATCGGCTTTGACGGCGTCGGCGTCACGCCCTTTGCCCACCCCACACTCACCACGGTGCGCCAACCGGTCGAGGCGATCAGCCGGCGCATCCTCGACCTGGTCCTGGAGCTCCCACAGGAGCAGGACGAGCACGAAGTCCGGTTGGAGCCGACGCTGGTCGTGGGGCCCTCGAGTCCGGCGCGAGACGCCTGA
- a CDS encoding SDR family NAD(P)-dependent oxidoreductase, whose product MLLEGKVALVTGGGAGLGKAIAESYAREGATVMVTDINAEAAASVAEAITSAGGTAASGHLDTTNPQQHLDIVAEMEEKFGRVDIAANNAGITIPAVPTADLPVEDWERVRSVDLDGVFYGLKAQLPAMLRAGGGVIITTSSIAGDRGLWGMLPYSAAKHAVIGMMKTVALEYGTQGIRALAVGPAFIKTGLEDNMPEDVRKQLPGMHAVGRMGEPHEVGDTFAWLSSDQASFITGSYIPVDGGYLAR is encoded by the coding sequence ATGTTGCTCGAAGGAAAGGTCGCTCTGGTCACTGGAGGCGGCGCCGGACTGGGCAAGGCCATCGCAGAGTCTTATGCCCGTGAGGGAGCCACCGTCATGGTCACCGACATCAACGCCGAGGCCGCTGCCTCCGTTGCGGAGGCCATCACTTCAGCGGGTGGCACGGCAGCGAGCGGTCATCTGGACACCACCAACCCACAGCAGCACCTCGACATCGTCGCCGAGATGGAGGAGAAGTTCGGGCGCGTGGACATCGCGGCGAACAACGCCGGCATCACCATCCCAGCGGTTCCAACGGCTGACCTGCCGGTCGAGGACTGGGAGCGGGTGCGGTCGGTCGACCTCGATGGGGTCTTCTATGGTCTCAAGGCACAGCTGCCTGCCATGTTGCGCGCAGGTGGAGGCGTGATCATCACCACCTCCAGCATCGCCGGTGACCGCGGCCTCTGGGGCATGCTGCCCTATTCCGCCGCGAAGCACGCCGTCATCGGCATGATGAAGACCGTGGCCCTCGAATACGGCACCCAGGGCATTCGCGCTCTGGCGGTCGGACCGGCTTTCATCAAGACCGGCCTGGAGGACAACATGCCGGAGGACGTGCGCAAGCAACTCCCGGGCATGCACGCCGTGGGCCGCATGGGTGAGCCCCACGAGGTCGGAGACACGTTCGCTTGGCTCAGCAGCGACCAGGCCAGCTTCATCACGGGCTCCTACATCCCCGTCGACGGCGGCTATCTCGCTCGCTGA
- a CDS encoding excisionase family DNA-binding protein, producing the protein MTTRDEGITVAPHNALLTTQQAADLLVVSRPTLVKLIDDGVLPSETSGVRRRLVKLTDVLSYRAQRREQQYQALMADEVDYDEELPDDLQAEQMLRSVRAEVAATRRNTRLDP; encoded by the coding sequence ATGACTACACGAGACGAGGGCATCACGGTTGCGCCTCACAACGCGCTGCTGACCACCCAGCAAGCCGCAGACCTGCTCGTGGTGAGTCGTCCCACACTGGTGAAGTTGATTGATGACGGCGTCCTGCCGAGCGAAACATCCGGAGTCCGTCGACGCTTGGTCAAACTGACCGATGTCCTGAGTTATCGCGCTCAGCGGCGGGAGCAGCAATACCAGGCGCTGATGGCGGACGAGGTTGACTACGACGAAGAGTTGCCCGACGACCTACAAGCCGAACAGATGCTCCGAAGCGTGCGTGCCGAGGTCGCGGCTACTCGACGGAACACGCGACTGGACCCTTAG